CGACGAGGGTCTTGTTGCCGACGGGCTCCATGGACACCGACGGCTTGGCGAAGGGGAGCTCGAGGAAGGCGGAGCGGATCTGGGCGATCGTCGGCGCGGGTGGCGGCGGGGGCGTCGGGGGGATGGTGGGGTCGTTGACGTCGGGGGCTGGCGGGTAGCCGGGCAGGCACATCTGCTGGGGCCCGTACCACTGGGTCGTGCCTTCTTGCCGCATCCAGATCAGACGAGGTTGGCCGGATGCGCCTGGAGTCATGTTGCAGTCGATGATCGTGGCGCTGCAGGCTGGGTCGACGCTTCCGCTCGTGCAGGTGACTGTTTTGGTCTCCCACTTCAGCGGCGGAGCGTTGACCTTGACGTCCTTGGCCCTGCCTGTGCTCTTGGAGTCAGTGTCTTGACCAATCTTGGCGTCCTTGGCCAAGGTCGCTGCGCTCGTGTGCTGTCTACCGGTGCTGGCTTGAGCAGTCGCATGGCGGTTTGTCATTTTGGGCTTGACGTCGACAGCCTGAGCAGCTGACGTGCCGAGGGCCAGGCACAGCGCCGCCACGACGACACCGATGACCCTCACGTGATCATGTAGCTGTCGACTACGGTCCACTCGCCGCCTTCCCAGTCGACGTAGATGATGATCCTGTACGTGAGTGGGTCGGTCTTACCTGCCGATTTCCCTGAGGCGTCGACGAGCTCATACGCGGCATCTGTTGCTGTCAGAGAAACGGCCTCGTCTGACTTGCCGTCGGTCTTTGCTGCCAATGTGGACTTCTTGATGCTGGTGGCGAGGATGTCGGTCCGTAGCCCGTTTGCTATGTCCTTGTTGACGATGTCCACATAGGCCTTGCACGGGGCGCAATCTGGCGAGTACAGCGTCTTGAGAAGAGAGGTATCGCCGACGTACGCGGCGCGGCTGGTCTCCTTCCAGTAGAACTTCGCGAAGGCCACAGCGCCATCCTTGGTGTTCTTCCTGGCCGCGGCAGGAAGCGCAGGTGCCGCGTCGCCCCCCTTCGTGCTGGTACTCGACGAAGACGTCGAGCTCGTCGACGAGCTGGAGCTGCTCGTGGTCGAGTCGCCGGGGAGCGGGCTGACTGTGGTCGAGCTGGATCCTTCGCCGTCAGCGTCGCCGCCGCAGGCGGACAGGCCGCTGATCGCCAAGCAGGTCGCAGCCACCAAGGCCGCAGGGCGTCGCACCAGTCGCACGTTGTTGTCCTCCCTCGAGCGCCCATCTCGGCGCCTGTCAGGCATCCAGCGTATTGAGATCGGACCAGTTCGCATCTTGAGTTTCCACAGGCAGCCGGTGCAGACCCGGCACGACGTGGGAACTCGGTGGCGTCTGCTATCGGTACCGGATTGGATGGAGGAGTGAAGGACCTTTTCCCTTGCCAAGCGCCCTGGCTGCATCACGACCTGCGTGGCGCCTGAACCCATGCGGATATTCGACGAGCTCGTGGCTGAGGCAGTGGCCGCGGACGTGACTGGATGGGGCTTCGACGGGCTCGACGGGCGCGCCACCGAGGATCGGCCACCGTGGGGGGTACTCAGCCTTGTTGGATCAGCA
The genomic region above belongs to Janibacter limosus and contains:
- a CDS encoding DUF6318 family protein, yielding MAFAKFYWKETSRAAYVGDTSLLKTLYSPDCAPCKAYVDIVNKDIANGLRTDILATSIKKSTLAAKTDGKSDEAVSLTATDAAYELVDASGKSAGKTDPLTYRIIIYVDWEGGEWTVVDSYMIT